GATCTGGATGTTTCAGAAAGTAGCCTATCTGGAAGGTGAAGGCATTATCGAGATGACCTTGTCCTCTACCATCCTCCCCTATTTATTTGATTTAAAAAACAATTTCACTTCTTATGAGATTGCCGCGTCTCTGAAATTGAATAGCATATATGCGAAAAAGATTTATCCCCTCTGCTCTCAATGGAAAGACAAAGATGCTACTCCCATCTACGATATTTTGGAGTTAAAGGGAATCCTAGGAATATGGGATGAAAAAGAACGTGTGGAGGGGTATCCAAACTTCGGTGATTTTAATGCGCGGGTTCTTGCCCCTTCCATTAAAGCAATCAATGAAGTAACTGATTTAGAGATTTCACTAATTACCGCAAAAAAGGCCGCGCCATTAAATCGGTAGGTTTTACTGTAAAGCAAAAGCCAAGGGCGTTGGCAAGTAATTCGCCAGAACCCGGTGTATCAACGCCACCAGAAGGTATAAACCAGGCTCAGCTGGATAATGCTTATCGGACACTGGATGGGTTTCATATTGTGGATCAGAAATTACGGCTTCAAATATTATCCAGCCCTGATATGATTCGTCAGGTAAACAAGTTTGCCCACGACCTAAAACTGAATAAAGTAAAGGCTACCTCAAACCCTGCCGGCCTGCTCTTGGCAATCCTAGGCCTGGTTGATACCAAGAGGAAGACGTCGAAAAAGATTACTAAGTAAACTGGGTATACTTAGTAATCTTACTTTACTAAGTATATTCTCTCTCTTGTAGCGGGGCATAGCTAGCAGCTGGTAGCAGTTGCTGCTACTCCTCATCTACCCTTGGCAGCTCCTGTTCACCTGCCTACTGGTTGCTTCCTGTTCTAGTTGGTCAACCAGCTGTCCTGCGATTACCGCATTATTAAAGTAATACAAGATTACCTAGTCCATTAGGTAAACTAGGTCTATAGTGATTACTTAGTAAAATTGGTAAACTTAGTATACTAAGTAATAATAGTAAATAAAGTTGTGTTTGTAATCTCAGTGTACTAAGTTTACCCTGTACACAACGCAAATCACATTAACCCACTTCTGCCATGAGTCAAGAAACCCACGTCTGCCGGGTCATTGCCATTACCAACAACAAAGGAGGAGTTTGTAAAACTACTACGACTGTTGCTCTGGGTGCTCAGCTCGCTGAGCTTGGTCATCGAGTACTCCTTATCGATCTTGACCCGCAGGCCAACCTGACCAAGCATCTTATTGGTAAGGAGCCCGGTGCCCTCGAAGCCATTGAACTGCATATCGGGGATGTATTGTCCGGTTCGACTACGCTGGCAGATGCTGTTCTGGCCTACTCCTCTACCAACCCGGACCTCATGGATAAAACGCTGCATTTTGTGCCGGCGTCCTACATCATGGAACAGTATGAGAAAGGGCTAAGCAAAAAGCCTGAAATGCCCCAGCTCTTACGGAAAGCTATCCGTCCCCTGCGCCCCCACTATGACTACGTGCTACTGGATTGCCCTCCGCAAATGTCCTTGTTCACTTATCTAGCCCTAGCTGCTGCTGACTACTTCCTTGTAACGTCTCTGGCCGCCACATTCAGTTACGATGGAATCAAGAACATTTTCGAGGCGGTTGAAGATGTACGGGACTCAGTTAATCCAAATCTGCAGTTCGCAGGAGTTGGTATTATGCGCTATAACCCCAAAATCCGCCACAAACCGCACGAAAATGCGGTCAATAAAATTGAGCAGTTAGTCACCGAGCAGTTTGGCCGGGATAAAGTATTGGGCTATGTGCGGGAAGATCGGATGGTAGAAGCCGCTCAGGAGGAGGGTCGCATTATTCATGACGTCGCCACCTTATCCAGGGTGAAGGATGATTACTATGCCCTGACGACCAAACTTGTAGAAGCAGTTCGCTAAGACCTTACACTATGGCCACGAATGACAAAGCAGCCGCTGAAACACCCACGGCGAATGAACCCAGTACAAAACCTAAACGGGTTTTCTTTCCTCCCGCCAGTAGTGAGCCAGAGGAATCGGAAAGCGTACCTCTCCCAGCTGAACCAGTAGCAACTGCTTCCTCCCCGCAACCAACTACCACACCCGCTAGAAAAGTCCCGGGCGCCGAGTCCAGCTCTGCTCGCCCAGCCGCTGCTACTCCAATTGGGGCAGTAGGAAAAAAAGGGGACCCAAGCCGTCCGCCGAGCCTTTAGAGCATTTGACAGTAAAGGTGAAGTCCGAGTACGTGCAAAAGATTGATAGCATGATGGAGGATGCTCCCCGCCACGTGCTCAAACAAGACCTGGTGGACTTTATGCTGGCAGACTTCTTTCGTCGCCACCAGACATTGCCTGCAGCATTACTTGCGAAGCCAAAGCCCGATAAGAAACCTACCCGATAGGGGAGGAGAGGGGTTGGCTCCGACAAGTCCACCTGAACTTCAGAAGTAACAATAGCGGGCAGGGCAAGGCTCAACAGGCAGCCTTGCCCTGAACTGCCTAGAAGTAACCATCCACGCCTGAGTTGAATATGCCTGGACCTGGCTGTAGCTCTGCATGGCCAGCAAACCAGGAGTCCCACATCACCCACCGCTCAATATGGCTCGCATCCTGATTGTCGAAGATGAAATAATGATTGCTCAGGGCATTGTCCGCACGCTGAAGCGTCTGGGCCACATGCCGCTCGAACCGGTGGATAATAGTGACGATGCCATTGGGGTATTAGGCACCGAACTAGTGGATCTGGTTCTCATGGACATAAACATCGAGGGGGAATGCGACGGCATTGCGACGGCCCTGCAGGTGCGCCGGCAGTTTGGTACTCCAGTCGTGTTTTTGACAGCCAGTACAGACGAGCAAACCTTGAAGCGTGCTACGTTGGTGAATCATAGTGGCTTCATCACGAAACCGTATACCGATGATATGCTTCGCGTGACGGTCTCCCTGGCCTTGTCCAAAGCCAACCAGCCCCCCGTACTTCATTCGAGCACGCCGCACTTCTTGCCAGCAGACCAAACGGCCTCAACCTTACCTAATGGTCAGCTACAAGATCCACTGATGGTGCGCATGCTGAACAGCAACACCAGCTATAAAAAAGTTAACCTGGCCGACATCCACTACTTTGAAACAAAGGGCAACTATATGCTGCTGGTGACGACTACTGGCCGGTATATGTTCAACTCTACCCTAACAGACTTACTGCCGCGGCTGCCGGCGTACTTTATCCGGCCGCACCGGTGCTTTATCATCAATCTGAATTTTGTGGAAGGCCTGGAGGAAAGCGTCGTTATCGTGGGCAAGGAAAATATTGCTGTTAGCCGCACGTACAAAAACGAGCTAAAAGCGCGTCTAAATTTCCTTGGATAGATATAATTCATGCCATATATCGGCTGATGATTCTAGATAGCTTGCATTTCAATCGCTTCTTAATGCAACTCAACCGCTAATTCTGGTTGACTCATCATAATTCCTGGTGCGGGTGGAATAAGGATGGCACATTTGTCTTGCCTTCCGCTCAGATCAACTAGGTGCTGAGCAGAAGGCACCGTCCTCTACTTCCCTCCACCGTTTATGAACCAGCTACTTATCGCCTCGACCCCAACTCCCCCGCCCTATTTCTGCGGTTCGACCTGTCGCCTGTTAAGGAAGTTATGGTAGAGGGTGCTAAACACGCCGCCTGTACCCTCATCGTCTTATCGGACCTACGCAAAAAGAAAGGGGCCGAAGTTTCGGTAAACGTGCGCACCAGTGAAGCGCGCGAGGAGGAGATTGGCAAATTCATTTGCATCAGCCACCCACTGATTACGAAAAAGCCGAAACGGCGCCTGGTACCGGCTACCGATGAGCAGCTGGTACAGCAACTCCTCCTGAAGGTACAGGAAGTAGTACCGTCTGCCCAGATGAAGTGGAACGATAAGGATATCTGCTGGTATATAGTTGTTCCCAAAAGTTAGTCAGCGAGTCTGGCAGCCTATAACTAACCCATCAGGGGGCATGAACCTTACCAGCGGTTCATGCCCCCTGATGGTTTTTGCAGCTAGCCATCGCGCTGCCGTGAGGGGCATTATGTGCTTGGGGGATACTGCTGGCGAGAATGGCCCAGACAGCCCAACAGCCACGGCCGAGGAAATTTCCCAGGCATCAGTAACCGAGCGTAAAAAAGATTCTCCTGAATGCTTGGTGTTTTGCTCAAAACCAAACTCCTTTGTGTCGCGTCCCACCGTGGGGATAAAGCTGAAAAGCTGCCAGTGGATTGAGCAGAGGTGACCTCGCTCATAACGGAGTATCCAGATCACCATGAGATGTAAGGATGAATAACAGCAGGCACGTAGTGTCTGCGCATACCTACCGTATCATGGCTCATGATAAGCCCTTCAAGGCGAAGCAGCTCCTCGTCATACTTCAGCTAATTGTCATTCTAGCTGATCTAGTGTTTCGAGTGTACACAATGCTGAATAGCTGATGCACAAAAAAAGACCCCTCTGCATCCAGAGGGGTCTTTTCGCTATTGGTTCTTACTCCAATCTTCGGTTAGCCCTTTTATCCAACTACGCCCGCGCAAGGGTGCACCGGGTACCGGTCTGGCAGTCAGATTCGACCTCCAGGATAGCTTTGAGCTGCTTGGCAAGGCTGGCAATCAGCTGCGTACCCAGTGAGGCCGTAGGAACCTTGTTGCTGTTATGTAAGCCCAAGCCATCGTCAGCAACCAAAAGTTGAAATGAGGCCCCCTGTCCACTTAATTCGACGTGCACGCGCCCACTTGCCCGCCCAGCGAAGGCATGTTTGTAGGAGTTCGTAACCAGCTCGTTTACCAACAGGCCGAAGGGTATTGCTTCCTTGACCGTCATGATCAACGGGGCCAGTGTTTTCGTTATGATGATCGGCTTCTGTGTCGAGTTGTAGGAAGTATGCAGTGTGTCGAGAAGTTTGGTCAGATAAGCATCCAGCTGTACTTCCGCCAGGTTGTCGGTCGCATACAACTGCTCATGGACCAGCGCCATACTCAGAATCCGGGCCTGGCTGGCTTCCAAAGCGCTGGCCAACTCTGGCTCCACTTCCTGTTGCCAGGACAGCAGGGTGCTAATAATTTGAAGGTTATTCTTTACCCGGTGGTGTAGTTCCTGCAGCAACACCTGTTTTTCTGCCGCCTGCCGCTGATTCTCCTCCGCCTGACGGTGGTTTTCATCCGCCTGCCGCTGGTTCTCCTCCGCCTGCCGCTGAATTTCCTCATTTGCCAGACTGAGGGAGGTATTCCGCTCTTTGAGCTTCCGGTAATACAACGTAACGATTACGATACAGATGATGGCCACCAGTAATGACCCCAACATGATCATCATCCAGTAACGCTGGGTATTACTTAGCTTCCGGTTTTCCAGGTTGGCCTGTGTAAGCTTTTGAATCCGCATCCGGTCATGTTCCCGCTGCCGGGCTTCCAGTGAGGCCCGTTGCTGCCCCAGGGAACGAGCAGTTTCAATAGTGAATATGGTCGAATTCAAGGCCGCCAGCTGGTCGCGATACATAACTGCGTCCCGGAAGTTGCCTTTCGCTACGGTTATCTGACTGAGCAGCTGCAGGGCCGAACGTTGGATTCCAACCGACTTGATCCGGCGGGCCAGCTCATTTGTCTCCAGTGCCAGGCGGTTAGCAGTGGCCAGGTTACCCAGTTTGAAGTTGAAGTCCGCCAGATCTAGTAGCGTGTGCGCCTCGCCCAGCACATTGTTCTGGCGGTGATGGATGGCTGTCGCCGCTTGCAGCCGACGCTGCGCGGAGTCCCTGGCCGCGTAATGAACTGATTTCATTTCCAGCAAGCCTGCCACCAGCTTGGTGACACTCGCCCGGTACTGAACAGGCGCCAGCGTCGCAATCGCCCGACGTCCATAGGCCAAGGCTTTGCCATGATTGCCCAGACGTGAATAGCAGGTCGCCAGATTTGAACAGATCGATGCCGCGACTACTGCTGAATCTTTGCTCAGGGGCGGATAGCGTTTATAACTCTGCAGGGCATCATGCAGCAGCTTGCCGGCATACTTGTGGTTCCCCATATCGGTGGCCGTTGCCCCCATGCTATTGTAAAACGACCAATAATCCTGCGTGTAGCTATAGTTTCGGGCCTTTTTCAGCCCGACTGTATAGTACTGCATCGCGGCGCCTAAATCACCATCCTCACTGGCCAGTAAGCCGGATAACCGTAGCGCGTCCAGCTCGCCGGGAATGTCCTTTACTTTGCGGGCATACTGCAGGGCTTTGCCTGCATGCTGCCGGCCGGCAGCCAGGCCGCTTTTATTCACCATGAGCATAGCTGTTTTGTTTAGCTGCTGCACATGCTGCGCATTCCTGAGGCTGGTGACAGGAGGGGAGGGGGTAGATTCGGAAGAATGCACCTGCTCAATCAAATCACCCGAATCCAGGTGACTTGGCTGCGCAAGCAGCGGCAGGCAAAGCAGAAAACAACTGGTAAAGAGAAGGGCATAGGGTGAGACAACCGTTGTCACGGTAAAATCTTTCATATTCACAGAATAGTTATTTTACCTCTACGGTCAGGCCAAGGTAAACAAGCCGGCCGATCTGCGGCCCCCCGTACACTTGTATGTTCCGCGAGTTAAGCAGATTGGTACCTCCGACCTGTAGTAGTGTATGCTGCTTCGGCAGCCGAAAGCCTAGATCGGCATCAAGGGTCGAATAATTTTCGAGCTGGCCGGTGGCGAACGGGGACTCATACAGATGGCCTTCGGCCCAGCGGTAGTTGAGCGAGTAGTTGAAGGCCTTGCCCACTTCCCCGTAAGCGCCCAGGTTGAACTTGTGGCGGGGCGTGTTGTAGTAGGCCTGGAAACGCTCGGCCAGGCGCTTGCGCTCCAGCAGGCTGAGCGTGTAGTTGCCCGTCAGGTTCAGCTGCTTGCGGGGCGTGTAGGTCAGCGAGGCCATGCTGCCGGAGGCGTGCACCTGCTGGGCCGCGTTGGCCTGCACCTGGATCACGCGCGTCGGCCCGGTCTGCAGCGGCCGCGCCCCGGTGGCCGCCGCCGCCAGCTGCGCCGGCGTTGGACGGCTCCCGTCTACATTACCAATAAATCTCACCTGCCGGATGAAGTCCCGGTAATTACTGATGTAAAAGTTCGCGTCTACTGTCAGCTTGGCGGCCGGCTGCCCTTTGTAGCCGATTTCCCACGTGGCCACGCGCTCCGGCTTTAGGTTATTGATGTTGACTTCGTAGGCCTGTAAAGTAGCCTCTGCCGGAGTTTGTGAAGAAAGGATTGTTGGCAACACCCCTTCAATTTCCGTGCTGTAGCCCTGAAAGCCCTTATTCACGTTGCCCAGCAAAATAAGCCGCTGCAAATCCAGTTGCAGGTACTGGCCCTGCTGGGTTGGCGAACGAAAAGCCTGCCCGAAACTGGCCCGGAAGGTATGCTGTTCCTGTTTGCCGGCGGAATAAATCATGGCAACCCGGGGTGAGAAGAGCTGCGGGAAGTTCTGAAACCCATCGAGGCGGGCTGCACCCATAAACTTTAGCTTATCCTTCCAGGCCGATTTTGTGAGCTGCGTAAAGATGCCATACTCATCGTTGATAATGCGCTTGCCATCCTGATCAGAGAAGAGCTGACCGTTAGAACCCAGCCGGTATTGGCGATATCCCCCACCAATTACCCCATTCGCAACCGGTGAGCGCCACTCGTACTGTGTGCTCAGGTCACTTAAAAAGGAGCTTGGATTGAGCTGAGTCCCTCTGCCGGGCATTTCATCCGTAATAATTTGTTTACGGAGTGCATTGAATTCGGGAGAGCCGGCCATGAGCTGGAAGGGGGCGGCCTGCGCGCGGGCGGCCTGCTCGGCCCCGGCCGTGTTGCCGGCGTTGGCCGGGTTGGCCAAAAACGTGTTGTAGGCCAGGGCATAGGCCCCGAAGTATTGCTGGGCATAACTCCTGTTCGCCGTCCCGGTGCGTGGGTCAACTGCCGTTTGCATATACGTACCGGTAAACGACAAATCGTACGAATCTTCCCCGAAGTCCTGGGTCTGGTAAGCTCGGACAAACCAGCGGTCGCTTTTCAGCTCCGCCCGGTACTGATTCGTAGCAATATTTTTAAACCGGTAGCGGTTGGTGTACTGGTAGGCCGTCGTGCCCTGGGCGCGCTTGAACTCCACCATTGCTTTTATTTTATCAGTCACTAGAAAGTGCACCGATGGCAGTAGCTTCCACATCATGGCCTTATCATCGCCGGCGATGATTTCGCGTTCGGTCCAGCCGGGCATGAACACGGTCTTGCCGTTGAGCGCCCCGCCCGTGGGGCCGAACGTGGTGCCCACGTCCCCGTAGCGGTTCACCGCGTCGTAGCCCAGGCCCGAGCCCTGGGCGTTGTTGCCCGGCGCGTAGGCCGCCGTGAGCGGGTCGTAGGTAGCGGCAATCCACTCCTGGCCCGTGGCGTAGCTGCCCGTCAGCTTGAGGGCCCAGCGCTGGCCCAGGCGCCGGGCGTAGCGCAGCTGCCCGTCCAGGTAGCTGCGCGTGCCCCCGCGCAGGCGCACGCTCAGGCCCGGGTGCTGGAACGGATCTTTCGAGGTGGTCAGCACCACGCCGTTGAAGGCGTTGGCCCCGTACAGGGCCGAGGAGGGGCCGTGCAGCACCTCCACCGAGGCCATGTCCACTTCCGGCAGGCCCAGGGCGTTGCCGGGGTTGATGTTCAGGCTCGGGGATTGCGTGTCCATCATGTCCACGAGCTGCACCAGGCGTTCGGAGGTGGCCCCGCTGAAGCCGCGCGTGCTGGCGCTGGCCATCAGCAGGCCCGAGCTGGTCACGTCCACGCCCTTCTGGCGGGCCAGGCCCATGACCAGGTCGGGCGTGCTCAGGCGGGCCAGGTGCTGGGCGTTGAGCTTATCGACCGTGACGGGCGCGCGCAGGATGTTCTCCTCCACCCGTGAGGCCGATACCACCACGTCGTTCATTAGCGTCAGGCTGGGAGCGAGGAAAATTTCCAGGCGCTGGCTGGCATCAGCTTCACGCAGGGTGTCGATACTCGTCTCGTAGCCGATGTAAGAAGCTTTGATCACGGCGGGGAAAGCTGTCGCCGGAATTTCCAGCGAGAAAGTGCCGCCGGCTCCCGAGTTACTCCCAATGGCGCTTCCTTGCAGATATACCGTAGCATCGGGCAGGGGTTCGCCGGCGTCCGTGTACACGGTTCCTTTTACTTCGACAATGTAACGTGTTTGGGCTAAGGCCTGGTCGGTCAACAACAGGCTTAGGCCGGTTGCTAGCATTGCAACCGAGTATAAGGACAAATACTGCATGCTAATTCGCCAAGAAGCTGGCACTGAAGGGGGAGTTGGGACTGCCTGCCGATTGGGCAGGGGAGGGAAGTAAACTGGCGTGCTACAATGCGGCACTCGCTCCAGCCCGTGTAACGCGAGCCGTCATGTAGAATAATTCTTATTTTTAATTAGCCCGTGCCGCACCATAATCGAGCTGATGGTCCCCAATCCTGGGAAATTTTCCCTTGACTTCCATTGCCTCGTACAAGCGGCAACAGGCCTTGGCCCAGCCTGTCAAAGAAGATATTGAGACTTTTTGAGCGGACTTTATTGTCATGGAGACCGTGAACACACATGGCTTGGGACTATAAATGTCAGTGTTTATTCTTATTTTATCATCTTATAATCTTGTTACCTTAATTTAATACTACCTTTGCCGCAGCAAGTAACCATCACCCAATAACTCAATCTCATCACCTCGTAGCCAGCCCCAATAGTTCCTGCAGGCATGGCGGATAGTTGCGTGAGGTCGTCCACGATACAAGCCAGCCCCTGCTGATTTTCTCCGCCTAGTTGGCGGTGCTCGTCGATGAAATCCAGCTTATACATTTTGGCCACCAAACAACTATCTCGTGGGAAAAGTGTATTACATAAGATAAATTTTGTTGCTGTTTAGCAACAATGAAACGTCATAATACGTATTATTTAACATATGATCAAAATACACGCAATTAAATATTGCTGCTATCTGGCTTTGTATTGATATTAGATTTAATAGCTTTGAAGATAAGTATGTGACTTCTTCTCTCGGTTCCTACGGTTTCTGCTTTCATATACCTACTCCTTTCGCCATGCCTGCTACTGCGCGTCAATCCCGCTTTCTTCTTCCCGTATTAGTAGCCACGTTGCTAGTTGGCTGCGGTAAGGAGTACTTTCCCGAGCCCCAGTTGCCAGCAGCGACGCAGACGGGTGCTCAAACGGCTGGTTGTAAAGTGAATGGTACGAATTGGGTACCTGTAAACGTAGATTTATTTACTTCTCCCCCGATTGTTGCTCACTATAACGGCGATTCCCAAAATCACCAGTTTACTCTCAGTCTTTCTTATTCGTCGGCCGATAAAGACTCGCCTCTGTACGATACGAGTGTCCACTTAAGTGTGCTGGATGTCCGCGCGCCTGGATCATATGTACTCGACCAGGTTGCCCGCCCGGAATTGGCTAATACAGCGCCTTCCTATGCCAGCTTCATCTATGAGGCTCCAAGTCCTTCAACCCCTCTTTTTACAGGGCCCCAGCACCTTGGACAGATCGTCATCACACGGCTCGATACAGTTGCCCATGTTATCGCGGGTACCTTCGAGTTCACTGCCCAAGAAAGGAATGGTTCAGCCACTGTGCAGGTAACAGAGGGGCGGTTTGATGTGAAGTACACAGAATAATTTCCTTAATTTCCTTCAATTAATCATGCGTAAAATTCTACTTTTGCCCCTATTATTAGGGGCCCAGCTGAGCTATGCTCAGTTGAGTTCGAAACCCGAGCCAATTGGTGCGACTGACCAACCCCAAGTTTCATCGTATACGCAACTGGTAGACAGCCTGACGGCACCACTGGATAAGTCGCGTGTTCCCAAGGGCATTCTCTATGATCGTGTGCCTGCGGTAGCGCTTCTCAATGAGTTTACGCAAGCTACCCCTTCGTCAGCCTCGCACATTTTTCAAAGCTATTTCGAACTGCGTTCGGCCGCCTATCAAAGCTCGGGATTTCCCATCAGCCGCAGTGAGTTCGCCAATATGGCCCGCACGGCGGCAACGGCGACCAAAGTAAGCTATGGCGAACTGCCTATTGGCGTGCTGGATTATCAGTTTGGCGTGCTGGACACGCTAGCGGAAGAAAAGGGTAGTATAATCACGATTAATGGGCTGTATGCTGACGGGGTGGGGAATCCCTATCAGACGCAGCAGGTGACGATTGCTGCCCTGCTCGCCGATTCGGTTAATCAGAAGGTCACGCTCACCCTGCCGCCCAATTTCTTGTTAGGTAATACCCAGCGGTTCGTTCGGTCAGTACAGGTGACGGTCGGCGGCTTCACCCGGACGCTTACGCCTGGGGGGACCTCCGCAATACTATTACCCCCCGGTCTGCTCACGGCAAGTTATCTCATTACCTTTTCCGACAGTCGTACTGTATCAGCTAAGTCAGAGATTTATGTACGACCAACGTACTTACGGCGTGACAACTCGGTAGCAATGCCTCTGCAGAACGTAAAAGGGTTACCCTGGGCAGACTACAAAGGGTTTTCAACCTATGGAGAAGGCCAGGTTACCTGCTTTCTCTATAATGACAATAGTAAAGTAGATTCTAAACTGCGTAAGCCCACCATCATAATTGATGGATTTGATCCTTCTGACAAACGCGGTATTCAAGAAATATTTACTCAGTTTAGTCCTGTTGGCGAAGCATTATATGGTGCAAAACAGCCCCGTGACCTAATTGTTCTCAATTTCCCTACGACTAAACGGCTCATCACCTATAACGGTTCCTCTGCCTATGGTGATACGGATGGCGGCGCGGACTTTATCGAGCGTAATGCATTTGTACTGATTGAACTGTTATCCAAGATCAAGCCTCTGATGGCTAATCCCAGCGAAAAGGTGACGATAATTGGTCCTTCTATGGGCGGTGTTATTTCTCGCTACGCCTTGGCCCTGATGGAAAAAAACTATGCTGATGCCAATAATTCGGCTACGTATAATAATGCTTACTGGAAGCATAATGTTGATACCTGGATTTCCTTTGATGCGCCACATCAAGGGGCAAATATTCCGCTGGGCGACCAAGCTTTCATCCGGTACTTTTCAGGCCTATCTGAGAGCGCGGAACACAATTTGTCCCGATTGAACTCCGTGGCGGCCCGTCAGATGCTCGTGTATCAGCATTTAAACCTGACTACTGGCTACTCGCTGCACGAGCCGTTTACCCGTAATCTGCAGAGCAATGGGTTGGCTGGCAGCTATGGCTACCCAACGCAGGTACGCCGGGTTGCCCTAGCCAATGGCAATGGTACTGGTGCTTTGAATACGGAAATAGGCTTACCCGGACAAACTGGTATGGAGCTGGACGTAGCCCGGAAAAAAGGCAACAAGCGGCGGCAGTTCTTTTATCGCAGCACCACGCCCGGTACACAGATCGCGGCGAATATGTACTTCGCAGGTCCCAGTAATGTAAAGACGACCATCTTCAATGGGGAGGCGCGCGTACTAGTTGCCCTTGCTAAGCCTATTGCTAAGCGTTACCAAGTATGGCTGACTGGCCCTCGAAACTATGACCTGGCGCCCGGTGGCACCTATGACGCCCAACAGCAGATTGCTACCGGTACGCTGAATGGCAAACAGATCAAGGGCGTTGAATTCCGCTTTACTCAGTTGCGCCCGAATCACTGCTTTATTCCTACCGTCAGCGCCCTGGGGTATCAGTATCGTACGTTGACCAACTATACCGGCATCAGTCAGTTGCCCGACCCGAACACGAATCTTTCGTCGCGTAATCTGATTTGCAACAACGAGATTCCGTTTGATTCCTACTACACGTACACCAATGCCAATGGTGCGCACGTGACCATGGACGGCCCGGCGCAGATGTTTCTAATGCGGGAGCTGACCGGCCAGACCCAGGCGCCCCGTTTCAAGGTTACCAATCCTCCCCAGGTTTGCCCTAATCAGGTGGCCTATGTATCGCTCGACGAATGTTCGCGCCTGGGAGATGTAACCTATACCTGGACCATAAGCGGCCCGGCAATATTTCCCAGCACGGGAACGACGACCGCAACGAATGGCGGGATTGTGCAGAGTATCCGTAGCACGGGGCAAGCTGGTACCATCCTGGTATCAGTAGTGGCCAAGCGTGCGGGGGCAAACGAAAGCCCTGCTACAACCTACCAGCTGAAGGTTATCGAGGCTGGGGCAGGCCTGCAGCCCCGGATACAGTGGGACGATTACCAGGTTCGTATATGCCCCTGGACGCCAGTAGTAATTATGGCCGAGGGCAATACTACAGGTCCATACTACTGGACGAAACGGATCGTATCAGGGAGCACCGGTGCAGTTACGACGAGTACCTACACCACCACGTCGCCCTCGACCAGCGTTACGCCCCGGTATGATAATATCACGCTGTCGGTAACGG
Above is a window of Hymenobacter sp. J193 DNA encoding:
- a CDS encoding replication initiation protein, coding for MSDLPLFTASPNQVRQHNVLTTAHYSYTKLQMDLMIFLLSKLRNSQDDLVYLLPVKELDKATGNEHNYTYLQEATEDMGSRVFKVKNGNRYEQIWMFQKVAYLEGEGIIEMTLSSTILPYLFDLKNNFTSYEIAASLKLNSIYAKKIYPLCSQWKDKDATPIYDILELKGILGIWDEKERVEGYPNFGDFNARVLAPSIKAINEVTDLEISLITAKKAAPLNR
- a CDS encoding ParA family protein, whose protein sequence is MSQETHVCRVIAITNNKGGVCKTTTTVALGAQLAELGHRVLLIDLDPQANLTKHLIGKEPGALEAIELHIGDVLSGSTTLADAVLAYSSTNPDLMDKTLHFVPASYIMEQYEKGLSKKPEMPQLLRKAIRPLRPHYDYVLLDCPPQMSLFTYLALAAADYFLVTSLAATFSYDGIKNIFEAVEDVRDSVNPNLQFAGVGIMRYNPKIRHKPHENAVNKIEQLVTEQFGRDKVLGYVREDRMVEAAQEEGRIIHDVATLSRVKDDYYALTTKLVEAVR
- a CDS encoding response regulator; protein product: MARILIVEDEIMIAQGIVRTLKRLGHMPLEPVDNSDDAIGVLGTELVDLVLMDINIEGECDGIATALQVRRQFGTPVVFLTASTDEQTLKRATLVNHSGFITKPYTDDMLRVTVSLALSKANQPPVLHSSTPHFLPADQTASTLPNGQLQDPLMVRMLNSNTSYKKVNLADIHYFETKGNYMLLVTTTGRYMFNSTLTDLLPRLPAYFIRPHRCFIINLNFVEGLEESVVIVGKENIAVSRTYKNELKARLNFLG
- a CDS encoding histidine kinase dimerization/phosphoacceptor domain -containing protein, producing MKDFTVTTVVSPYALLFTSCFLLCLPLLAQPSHLDSGDLIEQVHSSESTPSPPVTSLRNAQHVQQLNKTAMLMVNKSGLAAGRQHAGKALQYARKVKDIPGELDALRLSGLLASEDGDLGAAMQYYTVGLKKARNYSYTQDYWSFYNSMGATATDMGNHKYAGKLLHDALQSYKRYPPLSKDSAVVAASICSNLATCYSRLGNHGKALAYGRRAIATLAPVQYRASVTKLVAGLLEMKSVHYAARDSAQRRLQAATAIHHRQNNVLGEAHTLLDLADFNFKLGNLATANRLALETNELARRIKSVGIQRSALQLLSQITVAKGNFRDAVMYRDQLAALNSTIFTIETARSLGQQRASLEARQREHDRMRIQKLTQANLENRKLSNTQRYWMMIMLGSLLVAIICIVIVTLYYRKLKERNTSLSLANEEIQRQAEENQRQADENHRQAEENQRQAAEKQVLLQELHHRVKNNLQIISTLLSWQQEVEPELASALEASQARILSMALVHEQLYATDNLAEVQLDAYLTKLLDTLHTSYNSTQKPIIITKTLAPLIMTVKEAIPFGLLVNELVTNSYKHAFAGRASGRVHVELSGQGASFQLLVADDGLGLHNSNKVPTASLGTQLIASLAKQLKAILEVESDCQTGTRCTLARA
- a CDS encoding TonB-dependent receptor, with amino-acid sequence MLATGLSLLLTDQALAQTRYIVEVKGTVYTDAGEPLPDATVYLQGSAIGSNSGAGGTFSLEIPATAFPAVIKASYIGYETSIDTLREADASQRLEIFLAPSLTLMNDVVVSASRVEENILRAPVTVDKLNAQHLARLSTPDLVMGLARQKGVDVTSSGLLMASASTRGFSGATSERLVQLVDMMDTQSPSLNINPGNALGLPEVDMASVEVLHGPSSALYGANAFNGVVLTTSKDPFQHPGLSVRLRGGTRSYLDGQLRYARRLGQRWALKLTGSYATGQEWIAATYDPLTAAYAPGNNAQGSGLGYDAVNRYGDVGTTFGPTGGALNGKTVFMPGWTEREIIAGDDKAMMWKLLPSVHFLVTDKIKAMVEFKRAQGTTAYQYTNRYRFKNIATNQYRAELKSDRWFVRAYQTQDFGEDSYDLSFTGTYMQTAVDPRTGTANRSYAQQYFGAYALAYNTFLANPANAGNTAGAEQAARAQAAPFQLMAGSPEFNALRKQIITDEMPGRGTQLNPSSFLSDLSTQYEWRSPVANGVIGGGYRQYRLGSNGQLFSDQDGKRIINDEYGIFTQLTKSAWKDKLKFMGAARLDGFQNFPQLFSPRVAMIYSAGKQEQHTFRASFGQAFRSPTQQGQYLQLDLQRLILLGNVNKGFQGYSTEIEGVLPTILSSQTPAEATLQAYEVNINNLKPERVATWEIGYKGQPAAKLTVDANFYISNYRDFIRQVRFIGNVDGSRPTPAQLAAAATGARPLQTGPTRVIQVQANAAQQVHASGSMASLTYTPRKQLNLTGNYTLSLLERKRLAERFQAYYNTPRHKFNLGAYGEVGKAFNYSLNYRWAEGHLYESPFATGQLENYSTLDADLGFRLPKQHTLLQVGGTNLLNSRNIQVYGGPQIGRLVYLGLTVEVK